The proteins below come from a single Plasmodium sp. gorilla clade G2 genome assembly, chromosome: 13 genomic window:
- a CDS encoding translation initiation factor 6, putative has product MAIRVQFENSNEVGVFSRLTNSYALVALGGSENFSSVFESELSQHIPLVYTTIGGTRVIGRVCVGNRKGLLVSSICTDQELLHLRNCLPENVKIKRIEERLSALGNCITTNDYVGLIHTDIDRETEEIIQDVLDIEVFRTSIAGNLLVGTYSYFTNNGGLLHAMTSSQEIEELSELLQIPLITGTINRGSDLIGSGLVANDWSAFCGMDTTAIELSIIEKVFKLNNIADNNMEDTFKYKSSIIQTMI; this is encoded by the coding sequence ATGGCAATCAGAGTTCAGTTTGAGAATTCAAATGAAGTGGGTGTGTTTTCAAGACTAACAAATTCTTACGCTCTTGTAGCATTAGGAGGATCAGAGAATTTTTCTAGTGTTTTTGAATCAGAGTTATCACAACATATTCCTCTAGTATATACAACAATAGGAGGTACTCGAGTGATAGGTAGAGTATGTGTTGGTAATAGAAAAGGTCTTCTTGTTTCTAGTATATGTACAGATCAAGAATTATTACATTTAAGAAATTGTCTACcagaaaatgtaaaaataaaaagaatagaaGAAAGATTATCAGCATTAGGTAATTGTATAACAACAAATGATTATGTAGGTTTAATACATACAGATATAGATAGAGAAACAGAAGAAATAATACAAGATGTATTAGATATTGAAGTATTTAGAACCTCTATAGCTGGAAATTTATTAGTAGGAacttattcatattttacaaataatGGAGGTCTATTACATGCAATGACTTCATCACAAGAAATTGAAGAATTATCAGAATTATTACAAATACCTTTAATTACAGGTACAATAAATAGAGGAAGTGATCTTATAGGATCAGGATTAGTTGCAAATGATTGGTCTGCATTCTGTGGAATGGATACCACAGCTATAGAACTTAGTATTATTGAAAAAGTTTTTAAATTGAATAATATAgcagataataatatggaagacacttttaaatataaatcttCTATAATACAAACAATGATATAA
- a CDS encoding SAM-dependent RNA methyltransferase, putative, which produces MSTKYIIEHLDELEEWCILEYIHICQTVKDENVIFTKFCENFSELTNGKYKPACYEKSIDEIKNDLLSGNICLLDMKAQNKLTCNDKNKIDFLLFGGILGNVPSDDRTSILRNFNFPISRNLGPIQMTTNTAVLVCHIILNDNIELEHIPYVDNPEIFLKNNKESISLPFRFVSKYYYTQCEQDKNVPVLPENFKEYLIKLGDQQFDDISSFLENEDD; this is translated from the coding sequence atgTCAACCAAATACATCATAGAACATTTAGATGAACTGGAGGAATGGTGCATACttgaatatatacatatatgccAAACGGTAAAAGATgaaaatgtaatatttacaaaattttgTGAAAACTTCAGTGAATTGACAAATGGTAAATATAAACCAGCATGCTATGAAAAGTCAATAGATGAAATAAAGAATGATCTATTGTCAGgaaatatttgtttattagaCATGAAAGcacaaaataaattaacatGTAacgataaaaataaaatcgattttttattattcggAGGAATATTAGGAAATGTTCCATCTGATGATCGTACATCCATATTAAGAAATTTTAATTTCCCTATATCAAGAAATTTAGGTCCTATACAAATGACTACTAATACAGCTGTTCTTGTTtgtcatattattttgaatgataatatagaaTTAGAACATATTCCATATGTTGATAATCCTGAGatttttcttaaaaataataaggaaTCGATATCTCTTCCTTTTCGTTTTGTTtccaaatattattacacCCAATGTGAGCAAGATAAAAATGTTCCTGTTCTTCCAGAAAATTTTAAAGAATACTTAATAAAATTGGGTGATCAACAGTTTGATGacatatcatcatttttagaaaatgaagatgattaa
- a CDS encoding trafficking protein particle complex subunit 2, putative, which yields MSSSLSQVFVLTIIGKGDIPLYEADLSINSKRDISEHLTQFIIHQSLDSLDEIVWKSSSMFLKNIDSFNNYSVSAYCTPGHMKFLLLYKNRNEGGNNTTNTNIYIPSDDHIKSFFETVHENYIKVLLNPLYEPNGIITSSLFDQNVHLAAKKYLHQ from the coding sequence ATGTCATCAAGTTTAAGTCAAGTATTTGTTCTAACTATAATTGGAAAGGGGGATATACCATTGTATGAAGCTGATTTATCAATAAATAGTAAGAGAGATATATCTGAACATTTAACACAATTTATAATTCATCAATCATTAGATTCTTTAGATGAAATAGTATGGAAAAGTTCTAgtatgtttttaaaaaatattgatagttttaataattatagtgTATCAGCATATTGTACCCCTGGTCATatgaaatttttattattatataaaaatagaaatgaaGGAGGAAACAATACTAccaatacaaatatatatattccatcAGATGATCATATCAAATCATTTTTTGAAACAGTAcatgaaaattatattaaggTTTTATTAAATCCTTTATATGAACCTAATGGTATTATAACCAGTTCCTTGTTTGATCAAAATGTTCATTTGGCagcaaaaaaatatttacaccAATAA
- a CDS encoding nucleotidyltransferase, putative, with amino-acid sequence MEDDYYFFLFQEEESEQVKEAKQDLHNALKKNREKIKNVSNNKPMEKASSIIWLGQNDDNIKNEYRKYDERKKDRDKKKSEGEINNLSSNKRNIINKTNNECVEKYKQDKYHSYDGGDDDDVDSFNLKEIQIKKRKKETPSSKNDMEYTYCQNKDSFDKYNNKKKARKNYDINDNLNNNNNKNKYNFDNIEHKKLDDKENIVTNSNVKNLSNIDNNQKNLDEKEKKKNNNNNNKNSKGTNNNSHISISSNSSLSTLSSDDSTSTNYLTSSKIKKNNINENTYSKKYSNDPSDIIQGSGSNMKKKSLSNNKIYKEEKRKNSSFLSNETNIESGTHKKEYGQRDKNINNVCKSNMHKNILKKFKINYKNLSSIEKEYYNYMIKKLDINYDDEKKVLYTDSLFNEKFLYMISKENNNFNFLGYLEYACFYILEWLTPTKEEKLLKLKSLIKLELLVKSLFPQCNMEVFGSYTSGLSLPSSDIDVCIMNIKENDLDCLYILAYGLIKLNIACDIRIIKDARVKILKYMDKELGVQIDICINQKSSKETTDFIIKQMKKYIYLRPLVILLKFFLNSRNLNETYIGGIGSFLLSCMVLHFLQMHTSTFDNNHFNNTYLIKLLIEFFYFYSIDYKLHETCVVVRGLGHILPRRLRKEYEYNDQRLCFENPIDTSIDIGRNTYRIRYILYLFSYTYCNFISLISKLRKHSNNFYVSYIPNVDEKNDTNNKQNIKSIENKSCNINNNNKKKKKRNYIYGSKIKSNCIYPLFYGNIFNPDHIIFTKRYKNDFPSNDWDIRHFDFIYTKQEINNMFNMSCDDINSYVKNDYMLMEPYSMLYEYIDKIFPHSFEVYNNIFKYSSSHDI; translated from the coding sequence atggaAGAtgattattacttttttttatttcaagaGGAAGAATCAGAACAAGTGAAAGAAGCAAAACAAGATCTTCACAatgctttaaaaaaaaacagagagaaaattaaaaatgttaGTAACAATAAGCCAATGGAAAAAGCTTCTAGTATTATATGGCTAGgacaaaatgatgataatataaagaatgaatatagaaaatatgatgaaagaaaaaaggatagagataaaaagaaaagtgaaggagaaattaataatttatcatctaataaaagaaatataataaataaaacaaacaaTGAATGtgttgaaaaatataaacaagataaatatcattcatatgatggtggtgatgatgatgatgtaGATTCATTTAATCTTAaagaaatacaaataaagaaaagaaaaaaagaaacaccCAGTAGTAAAAATGATATGGAATATACATATTGTCAAAATAAAGATTcatttgataaatataacaataaaaaaaaagctcgaaaaaattatgatataaatgataatcttaataataataataataaaaataaatataattttgataatatagaacataaaaaattagatgataaagaaaatattgtGACTAATtcaaatgtaaaaaatttatcaaatattgataataatcaaaaaaatttagatgaaaaggaaaaaaaaaaaaataataataataataataaaaattcaaaaggaacaaataataattcacatATTAGCATATCATCAAATTCATCTCTTTCAACTCTTTCATCTGATGATAGCACATCTACAAATTATTTAACTtcttcaaaaataaaaaaaaataatataaatgaaaatacatattctaaaaaatattctaacGACCCAAGTGATATTATACAAGGTTCTGGAagtaatatgaaaaagaaatctttatcaaataacaaaatttatAAGGAAGAAAAACGAAAAAACAGCAGTTTTTTATCAAATGAAACAAATATAGAATCTGGAACACATAAGAAAGAATATGGACAAAGagataagaatataaataatgtatgCAAATCAAATatgcataaaaatattttaaaaaaatttaaaattaattataagaaTTTATCTTCTATAGagaaagaatattataattatatgataaaaaaattagatataaattatgaCGATGAGAAGAAAGTATTATATACAGattctttatttaatgaaaaatttttatatatgataagtaaagaaaataataatttcaatTTCTTAGGTTATTTAGAATATGcatgtttttatatacttGAATGGTTAACACCAacgaaagaagaaaaattattaaaacttaaatctttaataaaattagaaTTATTAGTTAAATCACTTTTTCCACAATGTAATATGGAAGTTTTTGGTTCTTATACATCTGGATTATCTTTGCCTAGTAGTGATATAGATGTAtgtattatgaatataaaagagAATGATTTAGattgtttatatatcttaGCATATGggttaattaaattaaatatagcatgtgatataagaataattaaGGATGCTAgagtaaaaatattaaaatatatggataAAGAACTAGGTGTACAGAttgatatatgtattaatcaAAAATCTTCAAAAGAAACAActgattttataataaaacaaatgaaaaaatatatatatttaagaccattagttatattattaaaattttttttaaattcgaGAAATTTAAATGAAACATATATAGGAGGTATAGGTTCTTTTCTTTTGTCATGTATGGTGTTACATTTTTTACAGATGCATACATCAACATTTGATAATaatcattttaataataccTATTTGATAAAGTTATTAatagaatttttttatttctatagtATAGATTATAAATTACATGAAACATGTGTCGTCGTTCGAGGATTAGGTCATATTCTTCCACGACGTCTaagaaaagaatatgaatataatgatCAGCGTTTATGTTTTGAAAATCCTATAGATACATCTATAGATATAGGTAGAAATACATATAGaataagatatattttatatttatttagttATACATATTGTAATTTTATAAGTTTAATATCCAAATTAAGAAAACattctaataatttttatgtctCATATATTCCTAATgtggatgaaaaaaatgatacaaataataaacaaaatataaaaagtatagAAAACAAAAgttgtaatataaataataataataaaaaaaaaaaaaaaaggaattatatatatggttcAAAAATTAAATCTAATTGTATTTATCCATTATTTtatggaaatatatttaatcctgatcatataatatttacaaaacGTTATAAAAACGACTTTCCAAGTAATGATTGGGATATAAGACATtttgattttatatatacaaaacaagaaataaataatatgtttaatatgTCATGTGATGATATAAACTCATATGTAAAGAATGATTATATGTTAATGGAACCCTATAGTATGTTGTATGAGTACatagataaaatatttcCTCATTCGTTTgaagtatataataatatatttaaatattcatcaagtcatgatatataa
- a CDS encoding apurinic/apyrimidinic endonuclease Apn1, putative, protein MFFFFSHSSFSSLSSFYFSFFCFLLYMLVLLQILPRNYYEGGTLSIRVIRRKTFNHSYNNIKNIHYIHFGYPNIFNIYRNCYMNNYYNNNLSFSIKNKNNYMHIFFKILEGGDKNKKKEQAFFKDLFYMNIFKKIAEKNTEMSKISETCQYGDIRKYLNMKKESLEGDEKNRNEELYNKQIENNNIKDENISFKEGTQIKKIEEIEKENSNTICLKKEINSNDVEINNNRYNDTKYVSNPKEVTNKSIEKKKENKSKQTKKEIEKKKNNKIKSEQSTNDIKNIPPIPKNIEDRWNDYNKIKEYAKISNVYLGAHISASGGVQNAPINSFNISGLSFALFLKNQRKWESAALTYDNIKQFEENCKKYNFDKNFILPHGSYLINLANPDKEKRDKSYMSFLDDIKRCEQLNIKLYNFHPGSTVGQCTVEQGIKNVADCINKAHKETNNVIIVLENSAGQKNSVGSKFEHLRDIINLVHDKERIGVCLDTCHTFAAGYNIKTYDSFDQVMKQFDDIVNVKYLKAVHLNDSKSDLGSGLDRHENIGKGKLTMDTFKYIMKSKYFKNIPIILETPDITNDESIYKYEIQNLYKLYFEK, encoded by the coding sequence atgttcttttttttttctcactCCTCATTTTCATCTTTGTCATCTTTctacttttcttttttttgcttTCTTTTGTATATGCTGGTACTTCTGCAAATACTGCCAAGGAATTATTATGAAGGTGGTACCTTATCAATTCGAGttataagaagaaaaacatttaatcattcttataataatataaaaaatattcattatatacattttggatatcctaatatttttaatatctatCGTAATTGTTATATGAACAActattataacaataatttaAGTTTTTccataaaaaacaaaaataattatatgcatatattttttaaaatacttGAGGGTGgtgataaaaacaaaaaaaaagaacaagcCTTTTTCAaagatttattttatatgaacatattcaaaaaaatagcAGAGAAAAATACAGAGATGAGTAAAATAAGTGAAACGTGTCAATACGGagatataagaaaatatttgaatatgaaaaaagagTCATTGGAAGGGGACGAAAAAAACAGAaatgaagaattatataataaacaaattgaaaataacaatattaaggatgaaaatatttcttttaaagaAGGtacacaaataaaaaaaatagaagaaatagaaaaagaGAATAGTAATACcatttgtttaaaaaaagagaTAAACAGTAATGATGTggaaataaataacaatagATATAATGATACAAAATATGTAAGTAATCCAAAAGAGGTAACAAATAAAagtattgaaaaaaaaaaagaaaataaaagtaaacaaacaaaaaaagaaatagaaaagaaaaaaaataataaaataaaatctgAACAATCaacaaatgatataaaaaatatcccACCTATaccaaaaaatatagaagatAGATggaatgattataataaaataaaagaatatgcAAAAATAAGTAATGTATATTTAGGTGCTCATATATCTGCATCAGGAGGAGTACAAAATGCTCctattaattcttttaatatatctggTTTATCTTTtgcattatttttaaaaaatcaacGTAAATGGGAGAGTGCAGCATTaacatatgataatataaaacaatttgaagaaaattgtaaaaaatataattttgataaaaattttattttacctCATGGatcttatttaataaatttagcAAATccagataaagaaaaaagagaTAAATCATACATGTCTTTTttagatgatataaaaagatgtgaacaattaaatattaaattatataatttccaTCCAGGATCTACCGTTGGACAATGTACAGTTGAACAAGGTATCAAAAATGTAGCTGATTGTATTAATAAGGCTCATAAAGAAACtaataatgttattataGTTTTAGAAAATTCTGCAGGTCAAAAAAATTCCGTAGGTTCTAAATTTGAACATCTAAGAGATATTATTAATCTAGTACATGACAAAGAAAGAATTGGTGTATGTCTTGATACATGTCATACTTTTGCTGCaggttataatattaaaacatatgATAGTTTTGATCAAGTAATGAAACAATTTGATGATATTGTTAatgttaaatatttaaaagcgGTTCATTTAAATGATTCTAAATCAGATTTAGGAAGTGGATTAGATAGACATGAAAATATTGGAAAAGGAAAATTAACTATGGatacttttaaatatattatgaaatccaaatattttaaaaatattcctATCATACTAGAAACACCAGATATAACAAATGATgaatcaatatataaatatgaaattcaaaatttatataaattatattttgaaaagtga
- a CDS encoding DEAD/DEAH box ATP-dependent RNA helicase, putative produces MIPCMKTKKPSLRLCKLFRRYYIKKFLKKKIREDYIKKKGNKYKECKNLDDDRLYNKEEINGSSDQNNNISFEELGVEEWLIKISKSVHILYPTKIQQLCLPLIIQGKNIIGSSETGSGKTICYCWSILQELNKNLYGIFSLILLPTRELVFQIIEQFHLYGSKIGVMILSCIGGFSLIEQRKSVMTKPHIIVGTPGRISDILDNSIDIQNCFKRLRFLVLDEADLLLQKCFEDKLQNILNNLPKNCANERKTLFFSSTITDSLQLLINTFPYNNLILVNANKKQKPPKNLDQRYIYVEEIAHITYLIYILKNKVNDLSGIIFTANSYKCELIYTVLNMLGISQVDAMHSSKDQKNRFSTLAKFKNGLCKILVATDIISRGIDIPKISFVINFDFPNDTVQYIHRVGRTARANRKGLAISFIDKKDVNSFNQVKNIMKDKLKPYILNKKEVLENMFKIGRVIKKAEILLEEKKDIKRENERLKHYIFNNE; encoded by the coding sequence ATGATACCATGTATGAAAACAAAGAAACCGTCGCTAAGGCTTTGTAAGCTATTTAGACGTTactacataaaaaaatttttaaaaaagaaaattagagaggattacataaaaaagaaaggtaataaatataaagaatgtaAGAATTTAGATGATGACCggttatataataaagaagagATAAATGGTTCCAGTGaccaaaataataatatatcttttgaAGAATTAGGTGTAGAAGAGtggttaataaaaataagtaagagtgttcatatattatatccaaCAAAAATACAACAATTATGTTTGCCTTTAATTATACaaggtaaaaatataattggtTCATCAGAAACTGGTAGTGGTAAGACTATATGTTATTGTTGGAGTATATTacaagaattaaataaaaatttgtatggtatattttctttaatctTATTACCTACAAGAGAATTAGTGTTTCAAATTATTGAACAGTTTCATTTATATGGTAGTAAAATAGGTGTCATGATTTTATCATGTATTGGAGGCTTCTCATTAATCGAACAGAGAAAAAGTGTTATGACAAAACCACATATTATTGTTGGAACTCCAGGAAGAATCAGTGATATATTAGATAATAGTATAGATATACAAAATTGTTTTAAAAGATTAAGATTTTTAGTACTAGATGAAGCGGACCTTTTATTACAAAAATGTTTTGAAGATAAATTACaaaacattttaaataatttaccAAAAAATTGTGCTAACGAAAGAAAAACATTATTCTTTAGTTCTACTATCACAGATTCATtacaattattaataaatacttttccttataataatttaattttagttaatgcaaataaaaaacaaaaacctCCTAAAAACTTAGATCaaagatatatttatgttgaAGAAATTGCACATATTACCTATCTAATTTAtatcttaaaaaataaagttaaTGACTTATCTGGTATTATATTTACAGCTAATAGTTATAAATGTGAACTTATTTATACAGTTCTAAATATGTTAGGCATATCTCAAGTTGATGCTATGCATTCTTCAAAAGATCAAAAAAACAGATTTTCCACCCTAGCCAAATTTAAAAACGGATTATGTAAAATACTTGTTGCTACTGATATTATCAGTAGAGGTATAGATATTCCAAAAATTTCTTTTGTAATTAATTTTGATTTTCCAAATGATACTGTTCAATATATACACAGAGTTGGACGAACAGCCAGAGCCAACCGAAAGGGACTAGCCATTTCATTTATTGACAAAAAGGATGTCAATTCATTTAATCAagtcaaaaatattatgaaagataaattaaaacCGTACATACTCAACAAAAAGGAAGTTCTTgaaaatatgtttaaaattggacgagttataaaaaaagcaGAAATTTtattagaagaaaaaaaagatataaagaGAGAAAATGAGAGATTAAagcattatatttttaacaaCGAGTAA